The following are from one region of the Treponema denticola genome:
- a CDS encoding ABC transporter permease, protein MRRYKFLSSGAAFFLGTLVIIIFISLGSQNPKEALSEFFLKPFSSVWYFGNMLNKTSLLLFAASGSLFAFKCGCFNLGGEGQIYFAGLLTGILLQNTWTEPVIQLILTGLIVFFASGLIGLVSGFLKIKFNADELLTSFLISAAILPVVNYLIGNPLRDTSGNLLALPPIAESFELKSFLPPSSLNISFVFSIILVLFFILFFAKTKWGYRLRLSGTAPEFSKFAGFSVYAPPLAGMGISAGLHGLTGFFAITGTWYICHLSFSSGMGWAALAIALIAKNSFFAIIPAAFLYSWIQSASDAAVMSGSLVFDTAVFLQAVVFLFISANLLSLRFTLGLSKNISRIKTLLLKRKGI, encoded by the coding sequence TTGAGAAGGTATAAATTTTTAAGTTCGGGAGCTGCGTTTTTTCTCGGCACTCTGGTAATAATTATCTTTATTTCTCTGGGTTCACAAAATCCTAAAGAAGCCTTATCCGAATTTTTTTTAAAACCTTTTTCTTCCGTTTGGTATTTTGGAAACATGCTGAACAAAACTTCTCTTTTGTTGTTTGCTGCTTCAGGTTCTTTATTTGCTTTTAAGTGCGGCTGTTTTAATTTGGGCGGGGAGGGCCAAATATATTTTGCTGGGCTTTTAACCGGAATACTTTTACAAAATACTTGGACGGAGCCCGTAATACAACTTATCCTTACGGGCTTAATTGTTTTTTTTGCTTCGGGCTTAATCGGTCTTGTTTCAGGATTTTTAAAAATTAAATTTAATGCCGATGAGCTTTTAACTTCTTTTTTAATTTCTGCAGCTATATTGCCTGTTGTAAACTATCTTATCGGCAATCCTCTGCGGGATACATCGGGAAATTTACTTGCCCTGCCTCCAATAGCAGAAAGCTTTGAACTTAAAAGTTTTTTACCTCCATCATCATTAAATATTTCTTTTGTGTTTTCGATTATTTTGGTTTTGTTTTTTATTCTTTTTTTTGCTAAAACAAAGTGGGGTTACCGCTTGCGGCTTTCGGGAACGGCTCCTGAGTTTTCCAAGTTTGCAGGCTTTTCGGTTTATGCTCCGCCTCTTGCAGGAATGGGTATTTCTGCAGGGCTTCACGGCTTAACCGGATTTTTTGCAATTACAGGAACTTGGTATATTTGTCATCTTTCTTTTTCTTCAGGAATGGGATGGGCTGCCCTTGCGATAGCCTTAATTGCAAAAAATAGTTTCTTTGCAATTATTCCTGCCGCCTTCTTATACTCATGGATACAAAGCGCTTCCGATGCCGCAGTAATGTCCGGCTCATTGGTTTTTGATACGGCTGTATTTTTACAGGCCGTAGTTTTTCTTTTTATTTCTGCAAACCTGTTGAGCCTACGTTTTACTTTAGGATTAAGTAAAAATATTTCACGGATAAAGACGCTTCTTTTAAAAAGGAAGGGAATATGA
- a CDS encoding glycine/betaine/sarcosine/D-proline family reductase selenoprotein B produces MSKIIIHYVNQFFAGKGGEDRADYKIEVVDGAIGPGIGIQTAIGDTGKIIKTIICGDDYFSKNENECLEFIENIFTNINPDVFIAGPSLNNISYGIACGKISKLAHRMKISVISDLCEENPLYDEFKHFMHIVKTGNSAASMRYAIPEIANKVKYILSNRLVILQDDNIDNAGDKNKVEEFLASWRDELDVHLNEVFDILSNAYESFNDSLLDGDKSKAYAALEIFTDGSFIKKISKKFKVIEEWYEKKYREALIIELKDSSLDKWLINREVNWLEEALQNDINEVLAALEALKEPAKNFIKEFVGSGASMVVDGLVKGLSHSAKNIISNPETGWVDCIADGVRGIFGNNTEYDEIEAKFTASMNRIIETFDFTDSINSIVVNRWSSEKAFQEDFEEDNLQIEYKNESNDVDDISSRLKKLKELFDKGILDEDEYKAKKKELIDLL; encoded by the coding sequence ATGAGTAAAATTATTATTCATTATGTAAATCAATTTTTTGCCGGTAAAGGTGGAGAAGATAGGGCTGATTATAAAATTGAAGTTGTTGATGGAGCTATAGGCCCGGGTATTGGAATTCAAACAGCCATTGGTGATACCGGTAAAATTATAAAAACAATTATTTGTGGTGATGATTATTTTAGTAAAAATGAAAATGAGTGTTTAGAATTTATTGAGAATATTTTTACCAATATAAATCCGGATGTTTTTATAGCAGGACCTTCTCTTAATAATATTTCCTATGGAATAGCCTGTGGAAAAATTTCAAAACTTGCTCATAGGATGAAAATTTCTGTCATTAGTGATTTATGTGAAGAAAATCCGTTGTATGATGAATTTAAACATTTTATGCACATAGTAAAAACAGGCAATAGTGCTGCAAGTATGAGATATGCAATTCCTGAAATAGCTAATAAAGTAAAATATATTTTATCCAATAGATTAGTAATTTTACAAGATGATAATATAGATAATGCCGGTGATAAGAATAAAGTTGAAGAATTCCTAGCTTCATGGCGGGATGAATTAGATGTACATCTAAACGAAGTTTTTGATATACTGTCTAATGCTTATGAAAGTTTTAATGATAGTTTGTTGGATGGTGATAAATCAAAAGCTTATGCGGCTTTAGAAATTTTTACCGATGGAAGTTTTATAAAAAAAATTTCTAAGAAGTTTAAAGTTATTGAAGAATGGTATGAGAAAAAATATAGAGAAGCATTAATAATCGAATTAAAAGATTCAAGTCTTGATAAGTGGCTTATTAATAGAGAAGTAAATTGGCTTGAAGAGGCTCTGCAAAATGATATAAATGAAGTTTTAGCTGCTTTAGAAGCATTAAAAGAGCCTGCTAAAAATTTTATTAAAGAATTTGTTGGTTCAGGTGCAAGCATGGTTGTTGATGGTCTGGTAAAAGGATTGTCTCATAGTGCAAAAAATATAATTTCAAATCCTGAAACAGGATGGGTTGACTGTATAGCTGATGGTGTCCGAGGTATTTTTGGTAATAATACAGAGTATGATGAAATTGAAGCAAAATTTACAGCCTCTATGAATCGCATCATAGAAACATTTGATTTTACTGATTCTATAAATTCTATTGTAGTTAATAGATGGAGTTCTGAAAAAGCCTTTCAAGAAGACTTTGAAGAAGATAATTTACAAATAGAATATAAAAATGAATCAAATGATGTAGATGACATATCTTCCCGCTTAAAGAAACTAAAAGAACTCTTTGATAAAGGTATTTTAGATGAGGATGAGTACAAGGCAAAGAAAAAAGAGTTGATAGATTTGTTGTAA
- a CDS encoding MORN repeat-containing protein, with the protein MKKNIIMIILFILNAALFAVDVLLPDGSIYHGNLKDGLFSGKAVRIWSNGDKYEGEYQNGLFHGYGEMTTNAYTYKGDYFNGIQTGKAFILYSDGSSYEGEVNAGIYEGNGILKTSVGNIFEGVFKNGFLNGKGKIIYNDGAVCSGNFINTKLEGQGVYKFSNGDSYIGNFVNGKFDGFGTLTKQNGKIYQGKFSNGDLPYKYIWKTKMSSVLLDITTTLLLISFILNIVFIIKIKKRSK; encoded by the coding sequence ATGAAAAAAAATATTATAATGATTATATTGTTTATTTTAAATGCAGCTTTATTTGCTGTTGACGTTTTACTACCTGATGGTTCAATTTATCATGGTAATTTAAAAGATGGCTTATTTTCAGGTAAGGCGGTTCGGATATGGTCAAATGGAGATAAGTATGAAGGAGAATATCAAAATGGATTGTTTCATGGTTATGGTGAAATGACAACAAATGCATATACTTACAAAGGCGATTATTTTAATGGAATACAAACCGGCAAAGCCTTTATTTTGTACAGTGATGGATCTTCATATGAGGGGGAAGTTAATGCTGGTATATATGAAGGAAATGGTATATTAAAAACGTCAGTAGGAAATATTTTTGAAGGTGTCTTTAAAAACGGTTTTTTAAATGGGAAAGGTAAAATAATATATAATGACGGGGCTGTATGTTCAGGTAATTTTATAAATACAAAACTTGAAGGCCAAGGTGTTTATAAATTTTCAAATGGAGATAGTTATATTGGTAATTTTGTGAATGGTAAATTTGACGGTTTTGGAACTTTAACAAAACAAAACGGTAAAATATATCAGGGAAAATTTTCAAATGGAGACTTGCCTTATAAATATATTTGGAAAACTAAAATGAGTTCCGTACTATTGGATATAACAACAACTTTGCTTTTGATTTCATTTATTTTAAATATTGTTTTTATAATCAAGATTAAAAAGAGAAGCAAATAA
- a CDS encoding ATP-binding cassette domain-containing protein — MKKTRAELSGIYKIYETENNQTGEVYKNAALTNVNIEFYTSEIHALLGENGAGKSTLVNIFSGLLSPTKGSIKIANKVFNFNSPNDALNAGVAIVHQRPRLAANASVFENIMIGTKHKRFLSLINLHSEKQKIETLKSKWNLDLNLNAKIKNLSADKRFYTAMFSALYTNPQFLILDEPASVFTDKERQTFFSVLKKTCTEEKIGVILITHKVEEALNFADRISVLKNGKMQGSFLTEDLGTDDEAELFIKKQIFSGDKFLKGKKEKSHDKNMEEKKSDYGFEFCISFNSGFGSEIKKFQVKAERGKITGLVGFPNSVIEYLEDILSGMAMGKSNDINKRYYTGSIVIENPGTEKKVFSCEKITPSLLLKNKIGFIPSDRNLRGADANLSIEEVLNCYRFKNNFFDKKKSDEFILSLLKTENIAADKNRLAGTLSGGQLQRLILARCLAENPEIIIAAEPAWGLDLLSTELLMNKFRALAEQGRTIIILTKEFDTASYKNAFDAVYFLGKEN, encoded by the coding sequence GTGAAAAAGACTAGGGCTGAGTTAAGCGGCATTTATAAGATCTATGAAACGGAAAATAATCAAACCGGCGAGGTCTATAAAAATGCCGCTTTAACTAATGTGAACATAGAATTTTACACTTCCGAAATTCATGCCCTTCTCGGAGAAAACGGAGCCGGAAAATCTACTTTGGTAAATATTTTTTCGGGGCTTCTTTCTCCGACAAAGGGTTCAATAAAAATAGCGAATAAGGTTTTTAATTTTAATTCCCCGAATGATGCTTTAAATGCCGGCGTTGCGATTGTTCATCAGCGCCCACGCCTTGCCGCAAATGCAAGCGTTTTTGAAAACATAATGATAGGAACAAAACACAAAAGATTTTTATCGCTTATAAATCTTCATTCCGAAAAACAAAAAATAGAAACTTTAAAATCCAAATGGAATTTGGATTTGAATTTAAATGCCAAGATAAAAAATCTATCTGCAGATAAAAGATTTTATACTGCAATGTTTTCGGCTCTTTATACTAATCCGCAATTTTTAATTTTAGATGAACCTGCTTCCGTTTTTACGGATAAAGAGCGGCAAACTTTTTTTTCGGTATTAAAAAAAACATGTACGGAAGAAAAAATAGGCGTTATTTTAATTACTCATAAGGTCGAAGAAGCCCTAAACTTTGCAGATAGGATTTCGGTTTTAAAAAACGGAAAGATGCAGGGCTCCTTTTTAACTGAAGATTTGGGAACCGATGATGAAGCCGAGCTTTTTATAAAAAAACAAATATTTTCAGGAGATAAATTTTTAAAGGGCAAAAAAGAAAAGTCCCATGATAAAAATATGGAAGAAAAAAAATCGGATTACGGTTTTGAATTTTGTATTTCTTTTAATTCGGGATTCGGTTCCGAAATAAAAAAATTTCAGGTTAAAGCCGAACGAGGAAAGATTACCGGACTTGTAGGCTTTCCCAACAGCGTTATCGAATACTTGGAGGATATTCTTTCAGGAATGGCTATGGGTAAGAGTAACGATATAAATAAAAGATACTATACCGGAAGCATTGTAATTGAAAATCCTGGGACAGAAAAAAAAGTTTTTAGCTGCGAAAAAATTACTCCATCTCTTCTTTTAAAAAATAAAATAGGTTTTATTCCCTCGGATAGAAATTTACGCGGTGCTGATGCAAATCTTTCAATTGAAGAAGTTTTAAATTGTTACCGCTTTAAAAATAATTTTTTTGATAAAAAAAAATCCGATGAATTTATTTTATCGTTATTGAAGACTGAAAATATAGCTGCCGATAAAAACCGTTTAGCGGGTACGCTTTCAGGCGGACAGCTCCAGCGTCTGATATTGGCACGCTGTCTTGCTGAAAATCCTGAAATCATAATAGCTGCAGAACCTGCATGGGGTTTGGATCTTTTGAGCACGGAACTTCTTATGAATAAATTTAGGGCTCTTGCCGAGCAGGGTAGAACCATTATAATATTAACAAAAGAATTTGATACGGCTTCTTATAAAAACGCTTTTGATGCCGTTTATTTTTTAGGAAAAGAAAATTGA
- a CDS encoding ABC transporter permease gives MIEAALVILKMSAPLLFLVLGALLTEHAGSLAVFMEGAVILSAFFCALITIISGNPFLGFIVSVLLTSFILYLLALFTVKTRANSFLTGLSLNLFAAGFVPWASELFLKKGGVLSFEDFKESSHLVPVNNLNPFFAGLILAIVIFVLLKYSSKGISLKYSGEAPDVLIAHGINPNNYKIFSWTIAGFFAACAGSTLVFRLAAYTPNISAGRGWTALAAIFLGNKNPLLCTLAVLLFSSAEYAVNIMQGTVKIPSGILLSVPYITALIFFIAAPSVRKK, from the coding sequence ATGATTGAAGCAGCATTGGTTATCTTAAAAATGTCGGCTCCTCTTTTGTTTTTGGTTTTAGGTGCCCTCCTTACCGAACATGCAGGTTCCCTTGCCGTTTTTATGGAAGGCGCCGTTATCTTGTCTGCATTTTTTTGTGCTCTTATAACAATAATAAGCGGCAATCCCTTTTTGGGTTTTATAGTTTCCGTTCTTTTAACTTCTTTTATTCTTTATTTGCTTGCATTGTTTACCGTTAAAACAAGGGCAAACTCTTTTTTAACCGGCCTTTCTTTAAACCTCTTTGCAGCCGGCTTTGTGCCTTGGGCATCGGAACTCTTTTTAAAAAAAGGCGGAGTGCTTTCCTTTGAAGACTTTAAAGAATCCTCCCATCTTGTTCCCGTAAATAACCTTAATCCGTTTTTTGCAGGCTTAATTTTGGCCATTGTAATCTTTGTGCTGTTAAAATACAGCTCCAAAGGAATCAGTTTAAAATATTCAGGTGAAGCTCCCGACGTATTAATTGCTCACGGAATAAATCCCAATAATTATAAAATATTTTCATGGACCATCGCAGGTTTTTTTGCAGCCTGTGCAGGATCGACTCTTGTGTTCCGTCTTGCCGCCTATACTCCGAATATAAGTGCGGGAAGAGGATGGACTGCCTTAGCCGCAATTTTTTTAGGAAATAAAAATCCTCTTTTATGCACTCTCGCTGTCTTGCTTTTTTCTTCAGCTGAATACGCTGTAAATATCATGCAGGGTACCGTTAAAATTCCATCAGGAATTTTATTGTCTGTTCCTTACATTACAGCCCTTATATTTTTTATTGCAGCACCTTCCGTTAGAAAAAAATAA
- a CDS encoding BMP family ABC transporter substrate-binding protein, protein MRKIINFILFASFLLAVFSCAKTENLQKEKEIAIAVFVPGVRAESPVYDMLSSGVEEAVASAIGNGKKVSLKILEAGTNQAEWGTKLTSLAVDGKYDLIVSSNPAMPGIAAPISKQFPNQKFLLLDAYSEGNPMITTFRYNQREQAYIAGHISALVSLSKMEFANPEKKIGLIAGQEYPAMMNIILPAFIEGAKAVDPEFTVDFKIVGNWYDAAKGAELARAMYKNGADVIMPISGGANQGVLAAAKELGFYVSWFDDNGYAKAKGYVISSSEMKQKKLAYEQILNFIDGKLQEGTASTLGIKEGYVNFVSDDEIYIQTVPEEIRKQQDEMLKKIVDGSLDLSVK, encoded by the coding sequence ATGAGAAAGATTATTAATTTTATTTTATTTGCTTCTTTTCTTTTAGCTGTTTTTTCATGTGCAAAAACTGAAAATCTGCAAAAAGAAAAAGAAATCGCTATTGCGGTTTTTGTTCCCGGTGTCAGGGCTGAAAGTCCTGTCTATGATATGTTGTCTTCCGGCGTAGAAGAAGCTGTTGCTTCTGCAATCGGAAACGGCAAAAAAGTAAGCTTGAAGATTTTGGAAGCCGGAACCAATCAGGCGGAATGGGGAACAAAACTTACTTCTCTGGCCGTGGACGGAAAATATGATTTGATTGTTTCTTCCAATCCCGCTATGCCCGGCATCGCAGCTCCTATTTCCAAACAATTCCCCAATCAAAAATTTTTACTCTTGGATGCATACTCTGAAGGAAATCCTATGATTACTACCTTTAGATACAATCAAAGAGAGCAGGCTTATATAGCGGGACATATTTCTGCCTTGGTAAGTTTAAGCAAGATGGAATTTGCAAATCCCGAAAAGAAAATCGGACTTATAGCAGGACAAGAATACCCTGCAATGATGAATATAATTTTGCCTGCTTTTATTGAAGGAGCTAAGGCCGTCGATCCCGAATTTACAGTCGATTTTAAAATTGTAGGAAACTGGTATGATGCAGCAAAGGGAGCCGAGCTTGCCCGTGCAATGTATAAAAACGGAGCGGATGTAATTATGCCTATTTCGGGCGGTGCAAATCAAGGTGTTCTTGCGGCTGCCAAGGAGTTGGGCTTTTATGTTTCATGGTTTGACGATAACGGTTATGCAAAAGCGAAAGGCTATGTGATTTCAAGTTCCGAAATGAAGCAAAAAAAACTTGCCTACGAGCAAATTTTAAACTTCATCGACGGGAAATTACAGGAAGGAACAGCTTCTACCCTAGGTATCAAAGAAGGTTATGTAAATTTTGTTTCGGATGATGAGATTTATATTCAAACAGTTCCCGAAGAAATCAGAAAACAACAAGATGAGATGTTAAAGAAAATAGTTGACGGTTCTTTGGACTTGTCGGTAAAATAA
- a CDS encoding DUF3997 domain-containing protein produces the protein MSDYLNLPDIPPEVLMYQYDDNFIVAKQKPRRYKEFNYTYNEGYKYSKGLDSEYYWIIKKKRKKFSAHWNIVSLLGCVMSFMYRKI, from the coding sequence ATGAGTGATTATTTGAATTTACCTGACATCCCGCCCGAAGTTCTTATGTATCAGTATGATGATAATTTTATAGTTGCAAAACAAAAACCTAGACGGTATAAAGAGTTCAATTATACTTATAATGAGGGCTATAAATATTCTAAAGGCTTGGATTCGGAGTATTATTGGATTATTAAAAAAAAGAGAAAAAAGTTTTCGGCCCATTGGAATATAGTCAGTTTATTAGGCTGTGTGATGAGTTTTATGTACCGGAAAATTTAA
- the eno gene encoding phosphopyruvate hydratase: MSDIIYIEGREILDSRGNPTVEVEVQLSDFSYGRACVPSGASTGEYEALEMRDGDKSRYLGKGVLKAVDQVNTVIAEELDGADALDQAEIDNMLINLDGTENKSKLGANAMLGVSMAVARAAADSLGLPLYRYLGGVHAMQMPVPMANIINGGRHSDNKIDFQEYMIMPVGAPSIREGIRMTAEVFHALKDILKKEGHVTAVGDEGGFAPNIENVQALDYIMKAIEKAGYKPGKDVVIALDCASSELFDAGDRKGYKFWKSAPSKILNADEMVDLFKDWISKYPIVSIEDPLDQNDWEGYAKMTKELGNQIQIVGDDFFVTNTKRLARGIEEGACNSILIKLNQIGTVTETIDAVRMAQKAGYTAVISHRSGETEDAFIADLAVALETGQIKTGSMSRSDRIAKYNQLMRIEDELGYNARYAGMATFANLIKK; the protein is encoded by the coding sequence ATGTCTGATATTATTTATATTGAAGGCCGCGAGATTTTGGATTCGCGGGGAAATCCTACTGTAGAAGTTGAGGTTCAGTTAAGCGATTTTAGCTACGGCCGGGCCTGTGTTCCTTCGGGAGCTTCTACGGGAGAATATGAAGCTTTGGAAATGAGGGACGGCGATAAGAGCCGCTATTTGGGAAAGGGTGTTTTAAAGGCTGTTGACCAAGTTAATACGGTTATTGCTGAAGAACTTGACGGGGCCGATGCTTTGGATCAGGCCGAAATAGATAATATGCTTATAAATCTTGACGGCACCGAAAATAAATCCAAGCTCGGAGCAAATGCTATGCTCGGTGTTTCCATGGCTGTAGCCCGTGCCGCTGCCGACAGTTTAGGTTTACCGCTTTACCGCTATTTGGGAGGCGTTCATGCAATGCAGATGCCCGTTCCCATGGCTAATATCATAAACGGCGGCCGCCATTCCGACAACAAAATAGATTTTCAGGAGTATATGATTATGCCCGTAGGAGCTCCGTCAATCCGTGAAGGCATAAGAATGACAGCCGAAGTTTTCCATGCCTTAAAGGATATTCTAAAGAAGGAAGGTCATGTTACGGCTGTAGGCGATGAGGGCGGTTTTGCTCCCAATATCGAAAATGTTCAAGCTTTGGATTATATAATGAAGGCTATCGAAAAGGCAGGCTACAAACCCGGAAAGGATGTGGTGATAGCTTTGGACTGCGCTTCTTCGGAGCTCTTTGATGCAGGCGACAGAAAGGGCTACAAGTTCTGGAAGTCGGCGCCTTCTAAAATTTTAAATGCCGATGAGATGGTTGACCTTTTTAAGGACTGGATAAGCAAATATCCGATTGTTTCTATTGAAGACCCGCTCGATCAAAACGATTGGGAAGGCTATGCAAAGATGACAAAGGAATTGGGAAATCAGATTCAGATTGTGGGTGACGACTTTTTTGTAACAAACACAAAACGGCTTGCCCGCGGTATTGAAGAAGGCGCCTGCAATTCTATTTTGATAAAGCTCAACCAAATCGGAACCGTTACCGAAACAATCGATGCCGTAAGAATGGCTCAAAAGGCCGGTTACACTGCCGTTATTTCGCACCGCTCAGGCGAGACCGAAGATGCCTTTATTGCAGACTTGGCCGTTGCCCTTGAGACCGGACAAATTAAAACCGGTTCAATGAGCCGCAGCGACCGCATCGCAAAATATAACCAGCTTATGAGGATTGAAGATGAGCTAGGCTACAACGCCCGCTATGCAGGTATGGCAACCTTTGCAAACCTGATAAAAAAATAA
- a CDS encoding NYN domain-containing protein has product MPDKKRITFYVDGFNFYYGLRRSETADKKWGNAYWINIVKLFQGFISNDEVIEKVIYFTATPLNSQKSSRQSAFLNANKILNTKQFEIVRGKYLEKHIQCPYCNSDISKPEEKKTDVNISIRMISDCINKSTDSLALVSADSDLIPPLELIKENFPSMKIKVLFPPSNYSNDIAHLLAAWNKKPILMKKSYKRFENSIMNDCININSKKYEIPKEWKSKQTKFL; this is encoded by the coding sequence ATGCCTGATAAAAAACGTATTACTTTTTATGTTGATGGTTTTAATTTTTACTATGGTTTAAGAAGATCTGAAACAGCCGATAAAAAATGGGGAAATGCATATTGGATTAATATCGTAAAATTATTTCAAGGCTTTATATCCAATGATGAAGTTATTGAAAAAGTTATTTATTTTACCGCTACACCTTTGAATTCGCAGAAAAGCAGCAGACAAAGTGCCTTCTTAAATGCAAATAAGATACTAAATACTAAACAATTTGAGATTGTACGGGGTAAATATCTTGAGAAACATATACAATGTCCTTACTGTAACAGTGATATATCAAAACCTGAAGAAAAGAAAACGGATGTAAATATATCCATACGGATGATTAGCGATTGCATAAACAAAAGCACTGATTCATTAGCATTAGTAAGTGCAGATAGTGATTTAATACCTCCGCTTGAATTAATCAAGGAAAATTTTCCATCTATGAAAATAAAAGTACTATTTCCGCCATCAAATTATAGTAATGATATTGCACATCTGCTTGCAGCATGGAATAAGAAACCTATTTTAATGAAAAAAAGCTACAAACGATTTGAAAATTCTATTATGAATGATTGTATAAATATAAATTCAAAAAAATATGAAATTCCCAAAGAATGGAAATCAAAGCAAACTAAATTTTTATAA